The sequence TATTCCTAGGTTTCATGTGCAAATGCCGCATCAGTTGTAGTAAGATTGATCTACTATATATGATAGGATTTGCTTTACTCAAGGGTAAGAAAAATGTGTTAAGGAGAATTGTGTAAATCCTATTATTTTTTGCTCTATGGCAGTTCATATAACTGAACTGGTAgacaatactactccctccgtcccaaaattcttgtcttagatttgtctaaatacggatgtatctagttacgttttagtgttagatacatccgtatctagacaaatttaagacaagaattttgggacggagggagtatattagatTGCTCACCAAACGTGAAAAGCTTATTGACAGACACACGATAAAGCAGATTTCTATATACGCCTTTTCTGAATAAATTTTTAACACATGCAGATATTCTGACCTATAAATTTTCGGGGAAAGCAGAAGGCCATTTAACCGAATTATCTTTTTGGGTTGGTGGCCTCAACACCTCATTGGGGAGGTGTATCTGGACAAAGTGATCATTAATGTCTATAGAAACATAGGAGGGCATGCAGTGCTTGAATGTCGATATTAAGAATAGGGCAATGAATAATAATGAAATGGTGACAGATTTGCATAGGAAGAACTAACCTATGGGGTGGCTAACAAATGGACAAAACAATAGAAGGCAATAGCAGGGACCATGACAAGGCCTTCAATTCCTCGTGCCTCTGACATGGATTCTAGCTTGATAAGAAAGGAATAGATGAGCAAGGTTTTTACATCAGTTACCAAAAGAAGCTTGTTCTTGATGAGCTACGTCTTCTATTGTGGCCTCTTTTGCTGCTTTTTTCGTCCCCTTTCTTCACCTTGCCTGCCTTTTTGTTGCTGCCTGTCGGGAACTTGGTAAGTGTCTCAGCTTCTTCATCCTTGCCATGTTCATTGCTGCAACCGTCATTTGTCTGACGATCTTTCTCTTCTTTGCCTTCAAGCACCTTCACTTGAGATGGCCCTGTGGAAGCATCAGACGCCAGGGAATCGTAATCTCCATCGTCATCCGCGTTgttctcttctttccctttcctccTCTCGGTGATGTAGCCACTGCCATCTTCAACATTGCTCCCTTCACTGCCATTGTCTTTTGCTTCATAGCTGCTCGTGGGGGAGGTCAGGTATATCGTCCACCCGGATTCATTACTGTTGCACTCTTCGCCGCCATCCCCGGTGATCATGGAGGATTCCATGACAGGCGTTCGGAGTGGAAGACCAAAAGAGAGACAAGAATGGCCAAGAACGGAAACAAGGCAGAACAAGGTCGAGGGAGAATTCTGCGAGCACCTACTCTTATGCTTCTCCCGAAATCTGAATATCCTCAACAATGCAGCACTGAAGATGGCACTGTTCTTGCCTACGCCTATTGAGCACCCATAACCCGCAAGAATTCAGAGGGAGNNNNNNNNNNNNNNNNNNNNNNNNNNNNNNNNNNNNNNNNNNNNNNNNNNNNNNNNNNNNNNNNNNNNNNNNNNNNNNNNNNNNNNNNNNNNNNNNNNNNNNNNNNNNNNNNNNNNNNNNNNNNNNNNNNNNNNNNNNNNNNNNNNNNNNNNNNNNNNNNNNNNNNNNNNNNNNNNNNNNNNNNNNNNNNNNNNNNNNNNNNNNNNNNNNNNNNNNNNNNNNNNNNNNNNNNNNNNNNNNNNNNNNNNNNNNNNNNNNNNNNNNNNNNNNNNNNNNNNNNNNNNNNNNNNNNNNNNNNNNNNNNNNNNNNNNNNNNNNNNNNNNNNNNNNTGGCTATGGTGTGTTTGGGGGTGAAAGGATGACAGTGTGTTTAAATGGGAAAGGGTGGCCTATCCTCGCAAGCTCCAACTGTCACCCATAACTTTCCCCAACCATTTGCGTACCCTCTCTTCTCTTGTCACCAAAGCCAAGGAGGGAGGAGCAAACCATTTTGCTTGCAACGCAGTGTTACAGGTATTTCCATCTGTAGTCCATGTGGCCGTAGCGCCTCGCCCTCATGGTGGGGGCCTGGCAGGGAGGCCTGGGGGGAGATTAGATGCACCTGCCTGCCTGGGTTTGGTTAGCCCATGATTTATTAGCATTAGATTACAAGGTTAAGCGTGAGGCTGGCATAGCTCAAAAGGCCTCCTGTCGCCGCTGTGTCTGCCTGTCATCCATGCCTGCCAAATGCCTAGCTTGCTCACGGCGTATCTCCACTTCAACAACAGTCTGCAGGACCAGGAGAACATGTCTTTTGTTTGCTTTGGTATTAGTACGTAGTACGTGCTACATGTAGACGGTGGACGAGCAATTAGGCCCAGAGCCACTGGATTTGTCATGTGCTGCCACTCTCATCGTTGCCATCTTGgtaagtactcccttcgtccggaaatacttgtcatcaaaataaataaaagaggatgtatctagacgtatattagttctagatatatctatttttatccattttgatgataagtTTTTCGGAAGGAGGGAGTAAGAACTCTGCTGTTGCAGGTAAGAGCGTCGATCGGTGGTGGATATGGTGAAATGTGGTTGATTGGAACATGATAAAGTGCTTGAGAAGTATGTTTATTGCGGCGTGCCTGTTGTTTATCATATCCATATAGCTAGATTCGGTGGATGCTGCACAATGATAGCAGTAAAAGGGATACCAAACTTGATTACGTGACATCCTTTCCTCCAAGCTGGAGAAAGGAACAACCCGACCCTGGCTTGCTTCTGAAGCTTCCGTCGGGGAGAAAAAGGGCTTGGAGACATGAAGAGGCCGGAGCTCGTGGTCCTTGTTGTTCCCATGTCCCAAATTATCTTCTTCTTCCTGCGACCTGGTTGTACCCTTGCAGTTGAGAAAGTTTTGCTTGCGTTTCATCTTGTAATAACTCCGTATGATTGCGTCGACACTGTGTGTGCGCGACGCCGACAGGAAATCGATCGATGCGACCGGCCGGGCTGTAGCCGGTGATACTCCTAGTACGA comes from Triticum aestivum cultivar Chinese Spring chromosome 5B, IWGSC CS RefSeq v2.1, whole genome shotgun sequence and encodes:
- the LOC123112285 gene encoding protein SOB FIVE-LIKE 4-like, yielding MESSMITGDGGEECNSNESGWTIYLTSPTSSYEAKDNGSEGSNVEDGSGYITERRKGKEENNADDDGDYDSLASDASTGPSQVKVLEGKEEKDRQTNDGCSNEHGKDEEAETLTKFPTGSNKKAGKVKKGDEKSSKRGHNRRRSSSRTSFFW